In Syngnathus acus chromosome 5, fSynAcu1.2, whole genome shotgun sequence, a genomic segment contains:
- the chd5 gene encoding chromodomain-helicase-DNA-binding protein 5 isoform X1 yields MPGSLSNEDEAQDDMDFDDEMPDEEDTRPVLPLASIGSFFSDDDDSLKQQQQKKKKSKKMKEGKVAKVKKRKKEGGIQVSVDSEQDRASEVEEDEPDRPERGSGSDTGMFGLPKKKKKKPREKKERKPRKKKRDEEDDDEDDDDGSMKEPKSSSQLMHEWGLEDVQYGFTEDDYKTITNYKAFSQFLRPLIAKKNPKIPMSKMMTVLGAKWREFSANNPFKGASATAVAAAVAAAVETVTVAPPTSVGQLGAPLGPIKKAKTKEGKGPGARKRSKSAKDMKKKVKAKKTKSKSGQSGKKKKTSSSDEDFLDESDFDDISILSASVLCDASGPIAAKKKARRGRKKRKKEDGDGYETDHQDYCEVCQQGGEIILCDTCPRAYHLVCLEPELEKAPEGKWSCPHCEKEGIQWEAKDEEDEEEDEAGGEEEDDHMEFCRVCKDGGELLCCDACPSSYHIHCLNPPLPEIPNGEWICPRCLCSPLKGKVQKIMHWTWGDAPLPAEPPAGPDGHPLADPLSKPPLKGRPEREFLVKWAGLSYWHCSWVSELQLELYHTVMYRNYQRKNDMDEPPPYDYGSGEEELNSEKRKSKDPQYAAMEERFYRYGIKPEWMVIHRILNHSFDKEGDVHYLIKWRDLPYDQCTWEVDDFDVPEYNSHKVSYWDHREQILGEDQRPAKAMTQRGERPKREIPPDAPIIDPTIKFEHQPWYINATGGTLHPYQLEGLNWLRFSWAQGTDTILADEMGLGKTVQTIVFLYSLYKEGHSKGPFLVSAPLSTIINWEREFEMWAPDFYVLTYTGDKDSRAIIRENEFTFEDSAVKLGRKAFRMKKDTPIKFHVLLTSYELITIDQAILGSITWACLVVDEAHRLKNNQSKFFRILNGYKIYYKLLLTGTPLQNNLEELFHLLNFLTPERFNNLEGFLEEFADISKEDQIKKLHDLLGPHMLRRLKADVFKNMPAKTELIVRVELSPMQKKYYKFILTRNFEALNSKGGGNQVSLLNIMMDLKKCCNHPYLFPVAAVEAPVLPNGSYDGNQLVKSSGKLTLLQKMLKKLKDEGHRVLIFSQMTKMLDLLEDFLEFEGYKYERIDGGITGGLRQEAIDRFNAPGAQQFCFLLSTRAGGLGINLASADTVIIYDSDWNPHNDIQAFSRAHRIGQNRKVMIYRFVTRGSVEERITQVAKRKMMLTHLVVRPGLGSKTGSMSKQELDDILKFGTEELFKDEMEAARNMGGDNKDGEEGNVIHYDDDAISKLLDRSQDATEDTEIQNMNEYLSSFKVAQYVVKEEDGEEEVEREIIKQEENVDPDYWEKLLRHHYEQQQEDLARNLGKGKRIRKQVNYNDTTQEDQEWQDDVSDNQSEYSVGSEDEDEDFEERPEGGRRHSRRHLRNDKDKPLPPLLARVGGSIEVLGFNARQRKAFLNAIMRWGMPPQDAFTSHWIVRDLRGKSEREFRAYVSLFMRHLCEPGADGAETFADGVPREGLSRQHVLTRIGVMSLVRKKVQEFEHVNGKLSSPDLIPIGMELKKLTESVSSDPNTPLQASPIATQPGTPDLPEKIEGPTEDKDAAEQDSKKQLEPETCIAPTHAHEEEEEAHRRQEKDSADGDESMATSEEKTGRDDKEDKQADGRSSPTSETRPTCESRPKDSEKPPERGESKEKESKADEVKSEDAAAAADARLNGDKDTVDEMEDARKEDKSGFKTKFMFNIADGGFTELHTLWQTEERAALSSGKMPDIWHRRHDYWLLAGIVTHGYARWQDIQNDPRYAILNEPFKSEMHKGNYLEMKNKFLARRFKLLEQALVIEEQLRRAAYLNMSQDPGHPAMALNTRFTEVECLAESHQHLSKESLGGNKPANAVLHKVLNQLEELLSDMKADVTRLPNMLSRIPPVSARLQMSERSILSRLTSRGGEPPPQQTFSQGGFTCSQLYGGTFGGAFRGPGGQPMVNYSQMPLGPYVSVSNGPPSSHLDKKTFESLRDAATPDLKSGKASDVICIED; encoded by the exons GAGCCCAAATCATCCAGCCAGTTGATGCACGAGTGGGGCCTGGAGGACGTCCAGTACGGCTTCACCGAGGACGACTACAAGACTATCACCAACTACAAAGCCTTCAGCCAGTTCCTCAG ACCTCTCATTGCCAAGAAGAACCCCAAGATCCCCATGTCCAAGATGATGACGGTCCTGGGAGCCAAGTGGCGCGAGTTCAGCGCCAACAACCCATTCAAGGGCGCCTCGGCCACCGCCGTGGCCGCCGCTGTTGCCGCTGCCGTGGAAACGGTCACCGTGGCGCCGCCCACCTCTGTTGGCCAGCTGGGCGCTCCGCTTGGGCCCATCAAAAAAGCCAAAACCAAAGAGGGAAAAG GGCCCGGTGCTCGAAAGAGGAGCAAAAGTGCAAAAGACATGAAGAAGAAAGTGAAAGCAAAGAAGACCAAATCCAAGTCGGGACAaagtggcaagaagaagaagacatcCTCG AGTGACGAAGACTTTCTAGACGAGTCAGACTTTGACGACATCAGCATCCTCAGTGCCTCGGTGCTTTGCGACGCCTCGGGACCCATCGCCGCCAAGAAAAAGGCCAGACGTGGAcgcaaaaagaggaaaa AGGAGGACGGCGACGGCTACGAGACGGACCACCAGGACTACTGTGAGGTGTGTCAGCAGGGCGGCGAAATCATCCTGTGCGATACTTGTCCACGGGCGTACCACCTGGTGTGCCTGGAACCAGAGTTGGAGAAGGCTCCCGAGGGCAAATGGAGCTGTCCGCACTGT GAGAAGGAGGGCATCCAGTGGGAAGCCAAAGATgaagaggacgaggaggaagacgaagcaggaggggaggaagaggacgacCACATGGAGTTTTGCCGAGTGTGTAAGGACGGCGGGGAGCTGCTGTGTTGCGACGCCTGCCCGTCCTCCTACCACATCCACTGCCTCAACCCGCCGCTGCCCGAGATTCCCAACGGGGAGTGGATTTGTCCGCGCTGCTTG TGCTCACCTCTGAAAGGCAAAGTGCAAAAAATCATGCACTGGACGTGGGGTGACGCCCCCCTGCCCGCCGAGCCGCCAGCAGGCCCAGACGGTCACCCGCTCGCCGATCCCCTGAGCAAGCCCCCGCTCAAGGGCCGCCCCGAGCGGGAGTTCCTGGTCAAGTGGGCCGGACTCTCCTACTGGCACTGCTCTTGGGTCAGCGAGCTGCAG TTGGAACTGTACCACACAGTGATGTACCGCAACTACCAGCGCAAGAACGACATGGACGAACCGCCGCCGTATGATTACGGCTCCGGCGAGGAGGAACTCAACAGCGAAAAGCGCAAGAGCAAAGACCCTCAGTACGCCGCCATGGAGGAGCGCTTCTACCGATATGGCATCAAGCCCGAGTGGATGGTCATTCACCGCATCCTCAACCACAG TTTTGATAAAGAGGGCGACGTGCACTACCTGATCAAGTGGCGGGACCTCCCTTACGACCAGTGCACGTGGGAGGTGGACGACTTTGACGTGCCGGAATACAACAGCCATAAAGTGTCCTACTGGGATCACAG GGAGCAAATTCTCGGCGAGGACCAGCGCCCCGCCAAAGCGATGACGCAAAGAGGGGAGCGGCCCAAGCGGGAGATCCCCCCAGATGCTCCCATCATCGAC CCGACCATCAAGTTCGAGCACCAGCCGTGGTACATCAACGCCACAGGGGGGACGCTGCACCCGTACCAGCTGGAGGGTCTCAACTGGTTGCGCTTCTCCTGGGCGCAGGGCACCGATACCATCCTGGCTGACGAGATGGGCCTGGGCAAGACCGTGCAGACCATCGTATTTCTCTACTCGCTCTACAAAGAG GGTCACTCCAAGGGCCCCTTCCTGGTGAGCGCGCCGCTGTCCACCATCATCAACTGGGAGCGCGAGTTTGAGATGtgggcccccgacttctacgTGCTCACCTACACCGGAGACAAAGATAGCCGCGCCATCATCAGGGAGAACGAGTTCACCTTCGAGGACAGCGCCGTCAAGTTGGGACGCAAAGCTTTCCGCATGAAG AAAGACACGCCCATCAAGTtccacgtgctgctgacgtccTACGAGCTGATTACCATCGATCAAGCCATCTTGGGATCCATCACCTGGGCTTGTCTGGTGGTGGACGAGGCCCACAGGCTGAAGAACAACCAGTCCAAG TTTTTCCGAATCCTCAATGGCTACAAGATCTACTATAAGCTGCTGCTCACCGGAACTCCTCTCCAGAACAACCTGGAGGAACTTTTCCACTTGCTCAACTTCCTCACGCCGGAGCGCTTCAA TAACCTTGAGGGCTTCCTGGAGGAGTTTGCTGACATCTCCAAGGAAGACCAGATCAAGAAGCTCCACGACCTGCTGGGCCCACACATGCTCCGGAGGCTCAAGGCGGACGTCTTTAAGAACATGCCGGCCAAGACGGAGCTGATTGTGCGAGTGGAGCTCAGCCCCATGCAGAA GAAGTACTATAAGTTCATCTTGACGCGGAACTTTGAGGCTCTCAACTCCAAAGGCGGAGGCAACCAAGTCTCCCTGCTCAACATCATGATGGACCTGAAGAAGTGCTGCAACCACCCCTACCTGTTCCCCGTGGCCGCTGTG GAGGCTCCCGTTTTGCCCAACGGCTCGTACGATGGCAACCAGCTGGTCAAGTCGTCGGGAAAGCTGACGCTGCTGCAGAAAATGCTGAAGAAGCTCAAGGATGAAGGCCACAGAGTTCTCATTTTCTCCCAG ATGACCAAGATGTTGGATCTGCTGGAGGACTTTCTGGAGTTTGAAGGTTATAAATACGAGCGCATCGACGGCGGCATCACCGGAGGCCTGCGGCAGGAGGCCATCGACCGCTTCAATG CGCCGGGCGCTCAGCAGTTCTGCTTCCTGCTCTCAACCCGAGCCGGAGGTCTAGGAATCAATCTGGCCAGCGCGGACACCGTCATCATCTACGACTCAGACTGGAACCCTCACAATGACATCCAA GCTTTCAGCAGAGCGCACCGCATTGGCCAGAACAGGAAGGTGATGATCTACCGATTTGTGACGAGGGGCTCGGTGGAGGAGAGGATCACTCAGGTGGCCAAGAGGAAGATGATGCTGACCCACCTGGTGGTGCGGCCCGGTCTGGGCTCCAAGACGGGCTCCATGTCCAAGCAGGAGCTGGACGACATCCTCAAGTTTGGCACGGAGGAGCTCTTTAAGGACGAGATGGAGGCGGCTCGCAACATGGGCG GCGACAACAAAGACGGCGAGGAGGGCAACGTGATCCACTACGATGACGACGCCATTTCCAAGCTACTGGACCGCAGCCAGGACGCCACGGAAGACACGGAGATCCAGAACATGAACGAGTACCTCAGCTCCTTCAAGGTGGCCCAATACGTGGTCAAAGAGGAGGACGGGGAG gaggaggtggagcgcgAGATTATCAAGCAGGAGGAGAACGTGGACCCGGACTATTGGGAGAAACTCCTGCGCCACCACTacgagcagcagcaggaagatCTGGCCCGCAACCTGGGCAAGGGCAAGCGCATCCGCAAACAAGTCAACTACAACGACACCACCCAGGAGGACCAAG AGTGGCAGGATGATGTTTCAGACAACCAGTCGGAGTACTCGGTGGGGTCCGAGGACGAGGACGAAGACTTCGAGGAGAGGCCGGAAG GTGGGCGCCGACACTCTCGCCGCCATCTGAGGAATGACAAAGACAAGCCCTTGCCCCCCCTGCTGGCCCGAGTTGGCGGCAGCATTGAG GTTCTGGGCTTCAACGCCCGGCAGAGGAAAGCCTTCCTGAACGCCATCATGCGCTGGGGCATGCCCCCGCAGGACGCCTTCACTTCCCACTGGATTGTGCGAGACCTGAGAGGGAAAAGCGAGCGCGAGTTCAG GGCCTACGTGTCTCTGTTCATGCGACACCTGTGCGAGCCCGGCGCCGACGGAGCCGAGACGTTCGCCGACGGCGTCCCGCGCGAGGGCCTGTCACGCCAGCACGTGCTCACCAGAATTGGAGTCATGTCGCTTGTCAGGAAAAAG GTGCAAGAGTTTGAGCACGTCAACGGAAAGTTGAGCTCGCCGGACCTGATCCCGATCGGCATGGAGCTGAAGAAACTGACCGAGAGCGTTTCGTCAGACCCCAACACCCCGCTGCAGGCCAGCCCGATCGCCACGCAGCCCGGCACCCCTGACCTGCCAG AAAAGATCGAGGGTCCCACTGAGGACAAGGACGCAGCTGAGCAAGACAGCAAGAAACAGTTGGAGCCAGAA ACTTGTATAGCGCCGACACATGCAcacgaagaggaggaggaagcgcaCCGACGCCAGGAGAAGGACTCGGCGGACGGCGACGAGAGCATGGCGACCTCTGAGGAGAAAACGGGACGAGACGACAAGGAGGACAAACAGGCGGACGGTCGGAGCTCACCTACAAGTGAGACTCGGCCTACATGTGAGAGTCGGCCCAAAGACTCAGAAAAGCCTCCTGAGAGAGGAGAAAGCAAGGAGAAGGAGAGCAAAGCAG ATGAGGTGAAAAGCGAGGACGCTGCCGCCGCTGCAGATGCTCGCCTAAACGGTGACAAAGACACAGTGGACGAAATGGAGGACGCCAGGAAGGAGGACAAGAGCGGATTCAAGACCAAGTTCATGTTCAATATCGCCGATGGAGGCTTCACAG AGTTGCACACGCTGTGGCAGACGGAAGAGCGAGCGGCGCTGTCGTCCGGCAAGATGCCCGACATCTGGCACCGTCGCCACGACTACTGGCTGCTGGCGGGCATCGTCAC GCACGGTTACGCTCGCTGGCAGGATATCCAGAACGACCCACGCTACGCCATCCTCAATGAGCCCTTCAAGAGCGAGATGCACAAGGGCAACTACCTGGAGATGAAGAACAAGTTCCTGGCCCGCCGATTCAAG TTGCTGGAGCAGGCGCTGGTGATCGAGGAGCAGCTCCGGCGTGCCGCCTACCTCAACATGAGCCAAGACCCCGGGCATCCCGCCATGGCTCTCAACACGCGCTTCACCGAGGTGGAGTGTCTGGCCGAGTCCCACCAGCACCTGTCCAAAGAGTCCCTGGGTGGCAACAAGCCCGCCAACGCCGTGCTGCACAAAG tGCTGAACCAGCTGGAGGAGCTGCTAAGTGACATGAAGGCCGATGTGACGCGGCTGCCAAACATGTTGTCCCGCATCCCGCCCGTGTCGGCTCGACTGCAGATGTCTGAGCGCAGCATCCTGAGCCGCCTCACCAGCCGGGGCGGCGAGCCTCCGCCGCAGCAG ACTTTCAGCCAGGGAGGCTTCACATGCTCCCAGTTGTACGGAGGCACATTCGGGGGTGCATTCAGGGGACCCGGAGGGCAGCCCATGGTCAATTACAGTCAGATGCCTCTGGGGCCATACGTCAGTG TGTCCAACGGTCCTCCCAGCAGCCACCTGGACAAGAAGACCTTCGAGTCCCTGCGAGACGCGGCCACACCCGACCTGAAGTCCGGCAAAGCCAGCGACGTCATCTGCATTGAGGACTGA
- the chd5 gene encoding chromodomain-helicase-DNA-binding protein 5 isoform X2 yields the protein MPGSLSNEDEAQDDMDFDDEMPDEEDTRPVLPLASIGSFFSDDDDSLKQQQQKKKKSKKMKEGKVAKVKKRKKEGGIQVSVDSEQDRASEVEEDEPDRPERGSGSDTGMFGLPKKKKKKPREKKERKPRKKKRDEEDDDEDDDDGSMKEPKSSSQLMHEWGLEDVQYGFTEDDYKTITNYKAFSQFLRPLIAKKNPKIPMSKMMTVLGAKWREFSANNPFKGASATAVAAAVAAAVETVTVAPPTSVGQLGAPLGPIKKAKTKEGKGPGARKRSKSAKDMKKKVKAKKTKSKSGQSGKKKKTSSSDEDFLDESDFDDISILSASVLCDASGPIAAKKKARRGRKKRKKEDGDGYETDHQDYCEVCQQGGEIILCDTCPRAYHLVCLEPELEKAPEGKWSCPHCEKEGIQWEAKDEEDEEEDEAGGEEEDDHMEFCRVCKDGGELLCCDACPSSYHIHCLNPPLPEIPNGEWICPRCLCSPLKGKVQKIMHWTWGDAPLPAEPPAGPDGHPLADPLSKPPLKGRPEREFLVKWAGLSYWHCSWVSELQLELYHTVMYRNYQRKNDMDEPPPYDYGSGEEELNSEKRKSKDPQYAAMEERFYRYGIKPEWMVIHRILNHSFDKEGDVHYLIKWRDLPYDQCTWEVDDFDVPEYNSHKVSYWDHREQILGEDQRPAKAMTQRGERPKREIPPDAPIIDPTIKFEHQPWYINATGGTLHPYQLEGLNWLRFSWAQGTDTILADEMGLGKTVQTIVFLYSLYKEGHSKGPFLVSAPLSTIINWEREFEMWAPDFYVLTYTGDKDSRAIIRENEFTFEDSAVKLGRKAFRMKKDTPIKFHVLLTSYELITIDQAILGSITWACLVVDEAHRLKNNQSKFFRILNGYKIYYKLLLTGTPLQNNLEELFHLLNFLTPERFNNLEGFLEEFADISKEDQIKKLHDLLGPHMLRRLKADVFKNMPAKTELIVRVELSPMQKKYYKFILTRNFEALNSKGGGNQVSLLNIMMDLKKCCNHPYLFPVAAVEAPVLPNGSYDGNQLVKSSGKLTLLQKMLKKLKDEGHRVLIFSQMTKMLDLLEDFLEFEGYKYERIDGGITGGLRQEAIDRFNAPGAQQFCFLLSTRAGGLGINLASADTVIIYDSDWNPHNDIQAFSRAHRIGQNRKVMIYRFVTRGSVEERITQVAKRKMMLTHLVVRPGLGSKTGSMSKQELDDILKFGTEELFKDEMEAARNMGGDNKDGEEGNVIHYDDDAISKLLDRSQDATEDTEIQNMNEYLSSFKVAQYVVKEEDGEEEVEREIIKQEENVDPDYWEKLLRHHYEQQQEDLARNLGKGKRIRKQVNYNDTTQEDQDNQSEYSVGSEDEDEDFEERPEGGRRHSRRHLRNDKDKPLPPLLARVGGSIEVLGFNARQRKAFLNAIMRWGMPPQDAFTSHWIVRDLRGKSEREFRAYVSLFMRHLCEPGADGAETFADGVPREGLSRQHVLTRIGVMSLVRKKVQEFEHVNGKLSSPDLIPIGMELKKLTESVSSDPNTPLQASPIATQPGTPDLPEKIEGPTEDKDAAEQDSKKQLEPETCIAPTHAHEEEEEAHRRQEKDSADGDESMATSEEKTGRDDKEDKQADGRSSPTSETRPTCESRPKDSEKPPERGESKEKESKADEVKSEDAAAAADARLNGDKDTVDEMEDARKEDKSGFKTKFMFNIADGGFTELHTLWQTEERAALSSGKMPDIWHRRHDYWLLAGIVTHGYARWQDIQNDPRYAILNEPFKSEMHKGNYLEMKNKFLARRFKLLEQALVIEEQLRRAAYLNMSQDPGHPAMALNTRFTEVECLAESHQHLSKESLGGNKPANAVLHKVLNQLEELLSDMKADVTRLPNMLSRIPPVSARLQMSERSILSRLTSRGGEPPPQQTFSQGGFTCSQLYGGTFGGAFRGPGGQPMVNYSQMPLGPYVSVSNGPPSSHLDKKTFESLRDAATPDLKSGKASDVICIED from the exons GAGCCCAAATCATCCAGCCAGTTGATGCACGAGTGGGGCCTGGAGGACGTCCAGTACGGCTTCACCGAGGACGACTACAAGACTATCACCAACTACAAAGCCTTCAGCCAGTTCCTCAG ACCTCTCATTGCCAAGAAGAACCCCAAGATCCCCATGTCCAAGATGATGACGGTCCTGGGAGCCAAGTGGCGCGAGTTCAGCGCCAACAACCCATTCAAGGGCGCCTCGGCCACCGCCGTGGCCGCCGCTGTTGCCGCTGCCGTGGAAACGGTCACCGTGGCGCCGCCCACCTCTGTTGGCCAGCTGGGCGCTCCGCTTGGGCCCATCAAAAAAGCCAAAACCAAAGAGGGAAAAG GGCCCGGTGCTCGAAAGAGGAGCAAAAGTGCAAAAGACATGAAGAAGAAAGTGAAAGCAAAGAAGACCAAATCCAAGTCGGGACAaagtggcaagaagaagaagacatcCTCG AGTGACGAAGACTTTCTAGACGAGTCAGACTTTGACGACATCAGCATCCTCAGTGCCTCGGTGCTTTGCGACGCCTCGGGACCCATCGCCGCCAAGAAAAAGGCCAGACGTGGAcgcaaaaagaggaaaa AGGAGGACGGCGACGGCTACGAGACGGACCACCAGGACTACTGTGAGGTGTGTCAGCAGGGCGGCGAAATCATCCTGTGCGATACTTGTCCACGGGCGTACCACCTGGTGTGCCTGGAACCAGAGTTGGAGAAGGCTCCCGAGGGCAAATGGAGCTGTCCGCACTGT GAGAAGGAGGGCATCCAGTGGGAAGCCAAAGATgaagaggacgaggaggaagacgaagcaggaggggaggaagaggacgacCACATGGAGTTTTGCCGAGTGTGTAAGGACGGCGGGGAGCTGCTGTGTTGCGACGCCTGCCCGTCCTCCTACCACATCCACTGCCTCAACCCGCCGCTGCCCGAGATTCCCAACGGGGAGTGGATTTGTCCGCGCTGCTTG TGCTCACCTCTGAAAGGCAAAGTGCAAAAAATCATGCACTGGACGTGGGGTGACGCCCCCCTGCCCGCCGAGCCGCCAGCAGGCCCAGACGGTCACCCGCTCGCCGATCCCCTGAGCAAGCCCCCGCTCAAGGGCCGCCCCGAGCGGGAGTTCCTGGTCAAGTGGGCCGGACTCTCCTACTGGCACTGCTCTTGGGTCAGCGAGCTGCAG TTGGAACTGTACCACACAGTGATGTACCGCAACTACCAGCGCAAGAACGACATGGACGAACCGCCGCCGTATGATTACGGCTCCGGCGAGGAGGAACTCAACAGCGAAAAGCGCAAGAGCAAAGACCCTCAGTACGCCGCCATGGAGGAGCGCTTCTACCGATATGGCATCAAGCCCGAGTGGATGGTCATTCACCGCATCCTCAACCACAG TTTTGATAAAGAGGGCGACGTGCACTACCTGATCAAGTGGCGGGACCTCCCTTACGACCAGTGCACGTGGGAGGTGGACGACTTTGACGTGCCGGAATACAACAGCCATAAAGTGTCCTACTGGGATCACAG GGAGCAAATTCTCGGCGAGGACCAGCGCCCCGCCAAAGCGATGACGCAAAGAGGGGAGCGGCCCAAGCGGGAGATCCCCCCAGATGCTCCCATCATCGAC CCGACCATCAAGTTCGAGCACCAGCCGTGGTACATCAACGCCACAGGGGGGACGCTGCACCCGTACCAGCTGGAGGGTCTCAACTGGTTGCGCTTCTCCTGGGCGCAGGGCACCGATACCATCCTGGCTGACGAGATGGGCCTGGGCAAGACCGTGCAGACCATCGTATTTCTCTACTCGCTCTACAAAGAG GGTCACTCCAAGGGCCCCTTCCTGGTGAGCGCGCCGCTGTCCACCATCATCAACTGGGAGCGCGAGTTTGAGATGtgggcccccgacttctacgTGCTCACCTACACCGGAGACAAAGATAGCCGCGCCATCATCAGGGAGAACGAGTTCACCTTCGAGGACAGCGCCGTCAAGTTGGGACGCAAAGCTTTCCGCATGAAG AAAGACACGCCCATCAAGTtccacgtgctgctgacgtccTACGAGCTGATTACCATCGATCAAGCCATCTTGGGATCCATCACCTGGGCTTGTCTGGTGGTGGACGAGGCCCACAGGCTGAAGAACAACCAGTCCAAG TTTTTCCGAATCCTCAATGGCTACAAGATCTACTATAAGCTGCTGCTCACCGGAACTCCTCTCCAGAACAACCTGGAGGAACTTTTCCACTTGCTCAACTTCCTCACGCCGGAGCGCTTCAA TAACCTTGAGGGCTTCCTGGAGGAGTTTGCTGACATCTCCAAGGAAGACCAGATCAAGAAGCTCCACGACCTGCTGGGCCCACACATGCTCCGGAGGCTCAAGGCGGACGTCTTTAAGAACATGCCGGCCAAGACGGAGCTGATTGTGCGAGTGGAGCTCAGCCCCATGCAGAA GAAGTACTATAAGTTCATCTTGACGCGGAACTTTGAGGCTCTCAACTCCAAAGGCGGAGGCAACCAAGTCTCCCTGCTCAACATCATGATGGACCTGAAGAAGTGCTGCAACCACCCCTACCTGTTCCCCGTGGCCGCTGTG GAGGCTCCCGTTTTGCCCAACGGCTCGTACGATGGCAACCAGCTGGTCAAGTCGTCGGGAAAGCTGACGCTGCTGCAGAAAATGCTGAAGAAGCTCAAGGATGAAGGCCACAGAGTTCTCATTTTCTCCCAG ATGACCAAGATGTTGGATCTGCTGGAGGACTTTCTGGAGTTTGAAGGTTATAAATACGAGCGCATCGACGGCGGCATCACCGGAGGCCTGCGGCAGGAGGCCATCGACCGCTTCAATG CGCCGGGCGCTCAGCAGTTCTGCTTCCTGCTCTCAACCCGAGCCGGAGGTCTAGGAATCAATCTGGCCAGCGCGGACACCGTCATCATCTACGACTCAGACTGGAACCCTCACAATGACATCCAA GCTTTCAGCAGAGCGCACCGCATTGGCCAGAACAGGAAGGTGATGATCTACCGATTTGTGACGAGGGGCTCGGTGGAGGAGAGGATCACTCAGGTGGCCAAGAGGAAGATGATGCTGACCCACCTGGTGGTGCGGCCCGGTCTGGGCTCCAAGACGGGCTCCATGTCCAAGCAGGAGCTGGACGACATCCTCAAGTTTGGCACGGAGGAGCTCTTTAAGGACGAGATGGAGGCGGCTCGCAACATGGGCG GCGACAACAAAGACGGCGAGGAGGGCAACGTGATCCACTACGATGACGACGCCATTTCCAAGCTACTGGACCGCAGCCAGGACGCCACGGAAGACACGGAGATCCAGAACATGAACGAGTACCTCAGCTCCTTCAAGGTGGCCCAATACGTGGTCAAAGAGGAGGACGGGGAG gaggaggtggagcgcgAGATTATCAAGCAGGAGGAGAACGTGGACCCGGACTATTGGGAGAAACTCCTGCGCCACCACTacgagcagcagcaggaagatCTGGCCCGCAACCTGGGCAAGGGCAAGCGCATCCGCAAACAAGTCAACTACAACGACACCACCCAGGAGGACCAAG ACAACCAGTCGGAGTACTCGGTGGGGTCCGAGGACGAGGACGAAGACTTCGAGGAGAGGCCGGAAG GTGGGCGCCGACACTCTCGCCGCCATCTGAGGAATGACAAAGACAAGCCCTTGCCCCCCCTGCTGGCCCGAGTTGGCGGCAGCATTGAG GTTCTGGGCTTCAACGCCCGGCAGAGGAAAGCCTTCCTGAACGCCATCATGCGCTGGGGCATGCCCCCGCAGGACGCCTTCACTTCCCACTGGATTGTGCGAGACCTGAGAGGGAAAAGCGAGCGCGAGTTCAG GGCCTACGTGTCTCTGTTCATGCGACACCTGTGCGAGCCCGGCGCCGACGGAGCCGAGACGTTCGCCGACGGCGTCCCGCGCGAGGGCCTGTCACGCCAGCACGTGCTCACCAGAATTGGAGTCATGTCGCTTGTCAGGAAAAAG GTGCAAGAGTTTGAGCACGTCAACGGAAAGTTGAGCTCGCCGGACCTGATCCCGATCGGCATGGAGCTGAAGAAACTGACCGAGAGCGTTTCGTCAGACCCCAACACCCCGCTGCAGGCCAGCCCGATCGCCACGCAGCCCGGCACCCCTGACCTGCCAG AAAAGATCGAGGGTCCCACTGAGGACAAGGACGCAGCTGAGCAAGACAGCAAGAAACAGTTGGAGCCAGAA ACTTGTATAGCGCCGACACATGCAcacgaagaggaggaggaagcgcaCCGACGCCAGGAGAAGGACTCGGCGGACGGCGACGAGAGCATGGCGACCTCTGAGGAGAAAACGGGACGAGACGACAAGGAGGACAAACAGGCGGACGGTCGGAGCTCACCTACAAGTGAGACTCGGCCTACATGTGAGAGTCGGCCCAAAGACTCAGAAAAGCCTCCTGAGAGAGGAGAAAGCAAGGAGAAGGAGAGCAAAGCAG ATGAGGTGAAAAGCGAGGACGCTGCCGCCGCTGCAGATGCTCGCCTAAACGGTGACAAAGACACAGTGGACGAAATGGAGGACGCCAGGAAGGAGGACAAGAGCGGATTCAAGACCAAGTTCATGTTCAATATCGCCGATGGAGGCTTCACAG AGTTGCACACGCTGTGGCAGACGGAAGAGCGAGCGGCGCTGTCGTCCGGCAAGATGCCCGACATCTGGCACCGTCGCCACGACTACTGGCTGCTGGCGGGCATCGTCAC GCACGGTTACGCTCGCTGGCAGGATATCCAGAACGACCCACGCTACGCCATCCTCAATGAGCCCTTCAAGAGCGAGATGCACAAGGGCAACTACCTGGAGATGAAGAACAAGTTCCTGGCCCGCCGATTCAAG TTGCTGGAGCAGGCGCTGGTGATCGAGGAGCAGCTCCGGCGTGCCGCCTACCTCAACATGAGCCAAGACCCCGGGCATCCCGCCATGGCTCTCAACACGCGCTTCACCGAGGTGGAGTGTCTGGCCGAGTCCCACCAGCACCTGTCCAAAGAGTCCCTGGGTGGCAACAAGCCCGCCAACGCCGTGCTGCACAAAG tGCTGAACCAGCTGGAGGAGCTGCTAAGTGACATGAAGGCCGATGTGACGCGGCTGCCAAACATGTTGTCCCGCATCCCGCCCGTGTCGGCTCGACTGCAGATGTCTGAGCGCAGCATCCTGAGCCGCCTCACCAGCCGGGGCGGCGAGCCTCCGCCGCAGCAG ACTTTCAGCCAGGGAGGCTTCACATGCTCCCAGTTGTACGGAGGCACATTCGGGGGTGCATTCAGGGGACCCGGAGGGCAGCCCATGGTCAATTACAGTCAGATGCCTCTGGGGCCATACGTCAGTG TGTCCAACGGTCCTCCCAGCAGCCACCTGGACAAGAAGACCTTCGAGTCCCTGCGAGACGCGGCCACACCCGACCTGAAGTCCGGCAAAGCCAGCGACGTCATCTGCATTGAGGACTGA